The DNA window CCCGGCTTGTCGCTCTCCACTCCGGGGCACATCGGACAGTAATAGGCTGCGGACGATCTGGCCGGCTGGGACTTCGCATCCAGAGAAACGGATTCCCCGTGATGACAGCAGCTCTTTTTGTCCGGAACGGCTTCTGTCGTGTCATTCGACGACCGCCGAAACTTCTCCAGACAATGGGGGCTGCAGAAATAGAACACCTCATCGCCCTGCTCAAGCTTCAGGTCCGTGTCGGCGGGAACGTTCATTCCACAGATGGGATCGACAGGCATCGTGGTCTCTCCAGTTGATTCGAAAAGCACCCAAGGGTTTTGAGCCGACAGGTACGTTGATTGCAGACTGCGTTCACGGACCGTGCCAGCTCATCATCTATTTTGAGGAGAAGAAAAGATGTCGCACGAAAAGTATCGTTCCTGTATCGAAGCCTGTGTTGAATGTGCCCAGGCTTGTGAACATTGTGCCGATTCGTGCCTGAGCGAATCGGATGTTCAAAAAATGGCGGAATGTATTCGCACTGACCGCGATTGTGCCCAGGCATGCTGGACGGCCGCCGCTTTCATGAGTCGGGGATCTCAGTTTGCTGAAGATGTCTGCCGCATTTGTGCGTCGATCTGTGATGCATGTGCTCAGGAGTGTCAAAAGCATGAAACGGATCACTGCCAGAAATGTGCTCAGGCCTGCCGCGACTGCGCCGAACAGTGCCGTCAGATGGCTGGCGCTGCTGCCTGACCAAACGATGCG is part of the Rubinisphaera margarita genome and encodes:
- a CDS encoding four-helix bundle copper-binding protein, with protein sequence MSHEKYRSCIEACVECAQACEHCADSCLSESDVQKMAECIRTDRDCAQACWTAAAFMSRGSQFAEDVCRICASICDACAQECQKHETDHCQKCAQACRDCAEQCRQMAGAAA